GCCGAGGGCATGCCACCAAGGTCGCCATGCGCGATTGACGGCACTTAGCTTGTGGAGGCAGTCGTGATAAGAACGGAAGAAAAGGCGGTCCAACATGGACAGCGCCAGGGGATATGGCGCTGGTGGGCGTTGCTCGGCGTCTGCTTTGCAGCGGGACTTGGGGCGAGTTGGTGGTGGAAAACGCATGCTGGGACGCCAAGCTCGTCGGACTCGGATGCCGAGGTGCTAGCAAGTTCCACCAATGAGATGGATGAGCCTGGGGAAAAGAGGACATCTGTCGCGGCAGGCACCAGGGTTCAAGAGGGGGGCACTCATCCGAGTCCGTTACACAAAACCGCCTCGGCCACTGCCGGAACATTACCGGGAAAGGCGAACGACGGTGATGAGACATGGGACTTGCTTTTAGCGTTGGGGGAGTTTGAAAAGGCGCTCCAGCACTACGCCGGGGAGAGTGGTGAGGAACGAGTGCCTGAGAAGGAATGGCGCAAGGGGCTGGCCCTGGAAGGGTTGGGAAGATGGGATGAGGCGGAGAAACTGTATGACGAATGGGAAGGGAAAGTGGATGGCGATTTGCAAGCTTGGATGCGTTTGGGAAAGGTGCGGTGCCGGATGGCTAAAGGTGACTGGGAGGAAGCACGGCGGTGGAGGGCGAAGGTATTGCTACGGTCTGGGGAAGGAGATCGCCGTGTTGTGGAGGAGTGCCTGATCCTGCGTGCTCAGGAGTGGTATCAACGCCAGGGACAACCTGACCCTTTGGATCCCCTGACGGAGGGACAGTGGGCTTGGCCAACATCTCGCCCTGTGCACGAGCGGCTTTGCGAATGGTACTTGCATCATCCCGGACGCACGGCCCACAAAAGCGGTACAGTCAGGTGGCCCTGGGGATTCGCACGTGTGGAGATGGCACTGCGGGACGAAGTGGCCGAACTGATGCTAACTGCACGTTGGGGCGAGGCGACGGTCGGAGAGCAGTTGCGACGGCTCTGCGCCACCTTGGGATGGGAGTTGAGAGGGGACCCCGACACACTGAGTCGCCTCGAGACCGTCCGAACTGTGGTGGAGGTGAACTCGGTTCCATTGGGAGAAGTTCTCTCGGCTCTGGCCGATTGTGCGGGTCTCCATTGGCGGCGGGAGGAATGGCGGTGTTTTGTGCAGAGGAAGGAAACAAGGGATGAGGCGGCTGTCCTCTGGCGTGCCTGGTTCTGGGGAGGCGAACATCCTTGGACGGATGCAGTTGGGCTGCTCCTGGCGCAGGAGTACCGGGATATTGCTGAGGGGGAATGGTCCCGGAGGCTGTACCGCCACGTGCTGGAACGGGGGACGCCAGAGGTGCAGCGGTTGGCATTGTACAATTGGGCCGTGTTGGAGTGGGAGCAGGGACGCTATGCTGCAGCACGGGCCAGGTGGTATGACCTGCTGGACAGTGCGCCGGGAACCCTCTGGGCTTCGCGGGCGCATTGGTGGTTAGGCCGAGTCGCCCTCGAGAACGGGGACCTGACGGCAGCGGAACACCATTGGCAGGCAGTGCTCAGAGACCAAAATGCGGAATGGCAGTCAGCGGCCCTGTTGGGATTAGCATTCGTGGCTCTGCTGCGGGAAGATATGCATCAGGTGCAGCGGTTGTTTCAGCACCAACGATTGCCGGGACGAGAGCCATACGTAGCCTGGGCTGACTTGCTGGAAGGGTGGGGGCATTATCGACGCCATCCTACGCCAAGCCGGGCGGAGACGGTGGCGAATGCGCTGGAACGGGTTGCGGAAGCCTCAGCCTTCGGTGCTGCGGGCCGCTTTTGGGCCGGTCAGGTGTGGTATGCACTGGGACAGCCGGACCACATGATCCGGTGTTATGAAAATCAAGCACTCCGTGGTCGCAATCCGTGGGTCTTGCGGATGTGGAATGCTGTGGCCGACCATTATCATCGATTGGGACTGATTGCCCAATCCCGGCAGCGGGACTTGGCCCTGTTGGCGGTGGATCCGGACGGCTGGGGCCAAAGGGCGGCTTTGCGTTTGGCCGAGGCTGCTTGGCAGCAGGGTCAGGTGGAGGAGTGTATTCACTACGCCCAACGGCTGCGCCGCGCTGCGCCGGAATTGCAGCGTTCGGCGCTACTGTTGCTGGGTCGAGCCTACGAGCGTGCGAATCGTCACCGCCAGGCTGCAGAGTGCTTCGCCGGACGTTGGCCGATAGAAGAATAACGAGTGGCTTCAGGCATCCTCAGCATAATAAAGCATCCGGCCGCAATTGAAACAGCGGTGGAAGATGCCGCTTCGTAATTCCAGGATGGTTTGCTCCGATATTTGCGTGTGGCAGCCCTGGCAGTAGCGGTGCTTGACAGCGGCGAAGGCGTCTGGACCCATCGCACGAACCAGCTTGTCGTAACGCTCCCGCAAATCCTCGGGAATCTGTTCTTCCCAGCGGTTCAACTCCTGTTGGCTCAGTTGCAGGTCTTGCTGCAGGCGAGCATAGCGTTCCTCAGCTTCACGTTGGAAGACAGTATAATCTGCCTGAGCCTGTGCCCAACGCTTCTCCACTTCTGCCGTCGCGGCAGTCTTCTCTTCCAGTTCCATGATGGTTGCCAGGATGGCGTCTTCTAGGGCGCTTTTTTTCTCCTTGGCTTGGGCGATTTCGGATAGCTTGGCTTGGTACTCTTTCGCGGAGGTGATACTCAGGAGCTGTTCCTCCAGGCGGGCAAGGCGGGCCTCTGTCTGTTTGAGGGATCCTTCGTCTTCGCGCTGCTTGAGCTTGAGGCGTTTGATGGTTTCCAAGTGCCCCTCGTAAGCTCGACGTTCTTGTTCGAGTTCTTCCTGGCGGCTTTTCAGGACCCGTGGTCCGCGGTCGATCTCCTGTTGCAAGTGATGGATGTGGGAGCGAAGCCGGTGGCATTCCCGGATAATGTCGGTGATCAGAGGCGTCATGGCGAGAACCTCCTTCCCGGCATATTGTAGCGGATGCAGGAGGCCGCCGCGGGAACTGCTACAACAGGAACCGAGGGGACGGCCTGATTAGGTTGAGGGAAATGTCCCGCGGGAAGAGGATGCTAGGGTATCGAGAAGCGTTTGTGGAATCGAGGAATCAAGTGGAGTGCTGCCGGTAGGCCTCCAGGAAGCCTTCGAGTTGCCGGCTGCGGACCGGATGCTGGAGTTTGCGGACGGCCTTAGCTTCGATCTGGCGCACGCGTTCCCGCGTCACTTTGAAGATGCGTCCGACTTCCTCGAGGGTGTAGGAATAGCCGTCACCCAGGCCATAGCGCAGTTTGATGATTTCCCGTTCGCGGTAGGTGAGGGTCTTCAGCACGCCTTCGATCTTGTCGCGGAGCATTTCCTGAGCGGCGGCGTTCAGAGGGGATTCCGCGGTTTCATCCTGAATGAACTCGCCAAAAGTGGAATCGTCGGATTCGCCCACGGGGCGGTCCAAGCTGACGGGAGGCCGGCTGATGCGGAGGACCCGCACGCATTCGTCCGGGGGGATGTTGGCCGCTTTGGCTAGCTCCTCCATGGTCGGCTCTCGCCCTAGCTCTTGCACGAGGCGTTTGTTGATATTGCGGAGACGGGTCATGGTTTCGATCATGTGGACGGGAATGCGGATAGTCCGGGCTTGATCGGCAATGGCCCGTGTGATCGCCTGGCGGATCCACCAGGTAGCATAGGTGCTGAATTTGTAACCCCGGCGGTGTTCGTACTTGTCCACCGCCCGCATCAAGCCCGTGTTTCCCTCCTGAATCAGGTCCAGGAAAGACAAGCCGCGATTGCGATACTTTTTAGCGATGGAAACCACCAGGCGGAGATTGCCGCCGGAGAGATCGCGCTTGGCCTGTTCGTATTCTGCGAAGCGCTTGCGAATGACAGCGATCCGCTGGCGCAAAGTGGCAGGTTCTTCCAAAGTCATGAGCATCAGATCATGGAGTTCGCGTTCCGCGTTGGCGCGATCTTCCCGGCGGGCGCGATCCTGCCCTAAGGCGGCGATTTTGGCTTCCAATTCATCCATGCGCTGGCTGATCTGTTCCAGCTTTTTCATGAGCGGCTGGACTTTTTGTGTGCGGATGGACAATTCCTCGACCAGCGTGGCGGTTTTGCGGCGGCGGCGGCGGAGTCGCTCGCGCAGGCGTTCCTTTTCCTCCGGTGGGGTGCGCTCGTCGATCAGCCGGCAGAAGTCCTCGTAGTTAGCCTCCATGAGGGGTTCGAGGGTCCGCAGATTGTGGGGCATTCGGGCGAGGATTTTGTCCTTTTCCAGATTTTCCGTTTGAGAGATTTTGATCGTGCGATCGAAGGGAAGTTCGCCGCGGTGTACGCGTTTGAGAGTTTCGACCACTTGGCGGAGAGCATAATCGCATTCGAGGACCTTGCGGCGGAACCGCCGGCGCGTCAGCTCGATCCGCATGGCCAGTTGGACTTCCTGCTTGCGGTCGAGGAGCTTGATCTGACCCATCTGGGTCAGGTACATGCGCACGGGGTCATCGACATGGCGCCCATCGCCGTCGGCATCTTCCAGGAAGCTATCGCTGTCCGCGAGCAAATCCTCCGTCGCAGCGTCGCCGCCTTCAGGAGAGGGTTCTTCGTCCTCGGAGTCGATCACACTGATCCCGTGTTTGTCAAGCTGTTCGAGGATATCTTGCAAGCGGTCCGGATCAGCGACTCCCTCCGGCAGAGCGGCATTGAGATCGTCGTAGGTCAGGGAGCCGGTTTGTTTCCCCTTGGCGATGAGATTT
The Thermogemmata fonticola genome window above contains:
- a CDS encoding tetratricopeptide repeat protein, yielding MIRTEEKAVQHGQRQGIWRWWALLGVCFAAGLGASWWWKTHAGTPSSSDSDAEVLASSTNEMDEPGEKRTSVAAGTRVQEGGTHPSPLHKTASATAGTLPGKANDGDETWDLLLALGEFEKALQHYAGESGEERVPEKEWRKGLALEGLGRWDEAEKLYDEWEGKVDGDLQAWMRLGKVRCRMAKGDWEEARRWRAKVLLRSGEGDRRVVEECLILRAQEWYQRQGQPDPLDPLTEGQWAWPTSRPVHERLCEWYLHHPGRTAHKSGTVRWPWGFARVEMALRDEVAELMLTARWGEATVGEQLRRLCATLGWELRGDPDTLSRLETVRTVVEVNSVPLGEVLSALADCAGLHWRREEWRCFVQRKETRDEAAVLWRAWFWGGEHPWTDAVGLLLAQEYRDIAEGEWSRRLYRHVLERGTPEVQRLALYNWAVLEWEQGRYAAARARWYDLLDSAPGTLWASRAHWWLGRVALENGDLTAAEHHWQAVLRDQNAEWQSAALLGLAFVALLREDMHQVQRLFQHQRLPGREPYVAWADLLEGWGHYRRHPTPSRAETVANALERVAEASAFGAAGRFWAGQVWYALGQPDHMIRCYENQALRGRNPWVLRMWNAVADHYHRLGLIAQSRQRDLALLAVDPDGWGQRAALRLAEAAWQQGQVEECIHYAQRLRRAAPELQRSALLLLGRAYERANRHRQAAECFAGRWPIEE
- a CDS encoding zinc ribbon domain-containing protein — translated: MTPLITDIIRECHRLRSHIHHLQQEIDRGPRVLKSRQEELEQERRAYEGHLETIKRLKLKQREDEGSLKQTEARLARLEEQLLSITSAKEYQAKLSEIAQAKEKKSALEDAILATIMELEEKTAATAEVEKRWAQAQADYTVFQREAEERYARLQQDLQLSQQELNRWEEQIPEDLRERYDKLVRAMGPDAFAAVKHRYCQGCHTQISEQTILELRSGIFHRCFNCGRMLYYAEDA
- the rpoD gene encoding RNA polymerase sigma factor RpoD — its product is MDNTDDRILKNLIAKGKQTGSLTYDDLNAALPEGVADPDRLQDILEQLDKHGISVIDSEDEEPSPEGGDAATEDLLADSDSFLEDADGDGRHVDDPVRMYLTQMGQIKLLDRKQEVQLAMRIELTRRRFRRKVLECDYALRQVVETLKRVHRGELPFDRTIKISQTENLEKDKILARMPHNLRTLEPLMEANYEDFCRLIDERTPPEEKERLRERLRRRRRKTATLVEELSIRTQKVQPLMKKLEQISQRMDELEAKIAALGQDRARREDRANAERELHDLMLMTLEEPATLRQRIAVIRKRFAEYEQAKRDLSGGNLRLVVSIAKKYRNRGLSFLDLIQEGNTGLMRAVDKYEHRRGYKFSTYATWWIRQAITRAIADQARTIRIPVHMIETMTRLRNINKRLVQELGREPTMEELAKAANIPPDECVRVLRISRPPVSLDRPVGESDDSTFGEFIQDETAESPLNAAAQEMLRDKIEGVLKTLTYREREIIKLRYGLGDGYSYTLEEVGRIFKVTRERVRQIEAKAVRKLQHPVRSRQLEGFLEAYRQHST